The following are encoded in a window of Candidatus Fluviicola riflensis genomic DNA:
- a CDS encoding ABC transporter, which translates to MNYLSVENLTKSFGDRILFQDLNFGIDLGQKVAIVAKNGSGKTTLLRCLMDMEHYDTGRIVYRNDIRIAFMEQSENLDDNHTILEAVFAHDLPEIQIVKKYNLALKSGDEDAVNDCFQELTDLNAWDVEVRVNQILSVLKLDNTDLKIGSLSGGQKKRVALAKVLVAEADFLLLDEPTNHLDLDMIEWLEEYLSKSKSTILMVTHDRYFLEVVCDTILEMDDKTIYRYKGNFSYYLEKKAERQEQLESTIEKARNTFRKELDWVRRQPKARSTKQKARLDSFQDVKKAASQRIDDSEMEIPVKMERLGTKILELHKIGKSYGDKKIIDNFSYNFNRRERLGIVGNNGTGKSTFLNMIQEREPLDAGKVVVGETVVFGYYSQELIQVDESKKVIDVIRDIAEFIPLEKGRQLSAAQFLERFLFNRDMHYNYVYKLSGGEKRRLKLMTVLMSNPNFLILDEPTNDLDIFVMSVLEDYLRTFEGCLIVVSHDRYFMDKMVDHVFVFEGQGAIKDIIGNYTEYRKQLAQDNKRDKKPSDEKIEAVKVTQMSDSAPATEKKKLSFKEKQEFEQLEKELETLEAQKETFTNVLSNPESSNQDIMEAGIKLGEIVAKIDTATERWMELAEFV; encoded by the coding sequence ATGAATTACCTTTCAGTTGAAAATCTCACCAAATCGTTTGGTGATCGCATCTTATTTCAAGACCTTAATTTCGGAATCGACCTTGGGCAAAAAGTAGCCATTGTTGCCAAAAACGGAAGCGGAAAAACGACGTTGCTGCGTTGTCTCATGGACATGGAACATTACGATACCGGCCGCATTGTGTACCGAAACGACATCCGGATTGCGTTCATGGAACAAAGTGAAAACCTCGACGACAATCACACGATCCTTGAAGCTGTTTTTGCTCATGATTTGCCGGAAATTCAAATTGTAAAGAAATACAACCTTGCGCTGAAAAGCGGCGACGAAGATGCTGTAAATGACTGTTTCCAAGAACTCACAGACCTGAATGCATGGGATGTGGAAGTGCGCGTGAACCAGATTCTGAGCGTACTGAAACTCGATAATACCGACCTGAAAATCGGGAGTCTTTCCGGTGGACAGAAAAAACGTGTGGCACTTGCCAAAGTGTTGGTAGCCGAAGCCGATTTCCTGTTGCTCGATGAGCCTACCAATCACCTCGACCTCGACATGATCGAATGGCTGGAAGAATACCTTTCCAAGTCTAAATCAACGATTTTGATGGTAACACACGACCGTTATTTCCTTGAAGTGGTGTGTGATACGATCCTTGAAATGGACGACAAAACGATTTACCGCTACAAGGGAAATTTCTCGTATTACCTTGAGAAAAAAGCCGAACGCCAGGAACAACTGGAATCGACGATTGAAAAAGCACGCAATACTTTCCGCAAAGAGTTAGATTGGGTACGTCGCCAGCCGAAAGCCCGCAGTACGAAGCAAAAAGCGCGTTTGGATTCGTTCCAGGATGTCAAAAAAGCGGCCAGTCAGCGAATCGACGACAGCGAAATGGAAATTCCGGTGAAAATGGAGCGTTTGGGGACCAAAATTCTCGAGCTTCACAAAATCGGGAAATCCTACGGCGATAAAAAGATCATCGATAATTTCTCCTATAATTTTAACCGTCGCGAACGTTTGGGAATCGTTGGAAACAACGGCACCGGAAAATCGACATTCCTGAACATGATCCAGGAGCGTGAACCGCTCGATGCCGGAAAAGTAGTGGTAGGTGAAACAGTGGTATTCGGCTATTACAGCCAGGAATTGATCCAGGTCGACGAAAGCAAAAAAGTCATTGATGTCATCCGCGATATTGCCGAGTTTATTCCTTTGGAAAAAGGGCGACAGCTTTCGGCAGCGCAGTTTTTAGAGCGTTTTCTGTTCAACCGCGATATGCACTACAATTACGTGTACAAACTCAGTGGAGGCGAAAAACGTCGTTTGAAGCTGATGACGGTGCTTATGTCCAATCCCAATTTCCTGATTTTGGATGAGCCGACCAACGACCTCGATATTTTTGTAATGAGCGTATTGGAAGACTACCTGCGCACGTTTGAAGGTTGTTTGATCGTTGTGTCGCACGACCGTTATTTCATGGATAAAATGGTCGACCACGTGTTTGTATTCGAAGGACAAGGCGCAATCAAAGACATTATCGGAAATTATACAGAATACCGTAAACAACTGGCTCAGGACAACAAACGCGACAAAAAACCGTCGGATGAAAAGATCGAAGCGGTGAAAGTGACGCAAATGTCCGACAGTGCTCCGGCCACCGAAAAGAAAAAACTTTCCTTCAAGGAAAAACAGGAATTCGAACAACTGGAAAAAGAACTGGAAACCCTCGAAGCTCAAAAAGAAACGTTTACAAACGTGCTTTCAAATCCGGAATCGAGCAACCAGGATATTATGGAAGCTGGCATCAAATTGGGTGAAATTGTCGCGAAAATTGATACGGCAACTGAAAGGTGGATGGAACTGGCGGAATTTGTTTAG
- a CDS encoding Crp/Fnr family transcriptional regulator, which translates to MFKQIIDSIARYTSLDKSEQEYFVNKLEVRHYNKKEVILQEGKVCNYTYFINKGCLRYYYIIEGKENTAQFFFENAWYTDFESFLSGKPTKQNIEALEKTELLLLSSKDLKEVYNEIPKFERLGRQMAENAFLGVRHRNEMLENHSAEERYLMLIKERPKVFERIPQHYIASYLGIQPESLSRIRKKISVK; encoded by the coding sequence ATGTTTAAACAAATCATTGATAGTATCGCCCGATACACTTCACTAGATAAAAGCGAACAGGAATATTTCGTGAATAAACTGGAAGTAAGACACTACAATAAAAAAGAAGTGATTTTGCAAGAAGGAAAAGTATGTAACTATACTTATTTCATAAACAAAGGATGTTTACGTTATTACTATATTATAGAGGGCAAAGAAAATACAGCACAGTTTTTCTTTGAAAATGCATGGTACACGGATTTTGAAAGTTTTTTATCCGGTAAGCCAACCAAACAAAATATAGAGGCCCTGGAAAAAACAGAGTTGCTTTTACTGTCTTCAAAAGATCTGAAAGAAGTGTACAATGAAATTCCTAAATTCGAAAGATTAGGGAGACAAATGGCGGAAAACGCATTCCTGGGTGTTCGTCATCGTAATGAAATGCTGGAGAATCATTCGGCAGAAGAGCGGTATCTTATGCTAATCAAAGAAAGGCCCAAAGTCTTTGAACGAATACCACAGCATTACATTGCTTCATATCTTGGTATTCAACCCGAATCACTGAGCCGGATCAGAAAGAAAATTTCAGTGAAATAA